A genomic window from Massilia sp. METH4 includes:
- a CDS encoding acyl-CoA dehydrogenase family protein: protein MADKAYLDWPFLEQRHRDLEHELDAWAAQYLADAHDHDVDNACRALVMLLGDAGWLRHAVGGTQYGGAGDALDTRALCLIRETLARHEGLADFAFAMQGLGAGAISLFGSAAQKEAYLPRVARGAAIAAFALSEPQAGSDVAAMACAAVRDGDHYVLDGEKTWISNGGIADFYVVFARTGEAPGARGISAFVVDADAPGLSIAERLHVIAPHPLARLRFDACRIPAAALIGEAGQGFKVAMATLDVFRTSVAAAALGFARRALDEALERATSRGMFGGVLADFQLTQAKLAQMATGIDAAALLTYRAAWLRDAGSKVTKEAAMAKMTATETAQQVIDAAVQMFGGQGVASGAMVERLYREIRALRIYEGATEVQQLIIARELLRAAKE, encoded by the coding sequence GTGGCGGACAAGGCATACCTGGACTGGCCCTTCCTCGAGCAGCGCCATCGCGACCTCGAGCACGAGCTCGATGCCTGGGCGGCGCAGTACCTCGCCGATGCGCACGACCACGATGTCGACAACGCCTGCCGCGCGCTGGTGATGCTGCTGGGCGATGCCGGCTGGCTGCGGCACGCCGTGGGCGGCACGCAATACGGCGGTGCCGGCGACGCGCTCGATACCCGCGCGCTCTGCCTGATCCGCGAGACGCTGGCGCGGCACGAAGGCCTGGCCGATTTCGCGTTCGCCATGCAGGGGCTCGGCGCCGGCGCCATCAGCCTGTTCGGCAGCGCGGCGCAAAAAGAGGCTTACCTGCCGCGCGTGGCGCGCGGCGCGGCCATCGCGGCCTTTGCGCTCTCCGAGCCGCAGGCGGGGTCGGACGTGGCGGCGATGGCCTGCGCGGCGGTGCGTGATGGCGATCACTACGTGCTCGACGGCGAAAAGACCTGGATTTCCAACGGCGGCATCGCGGATTTCTACGTGGTGTTCGCCCGTACCGGCGAGGCGCCCGGCGCGCGCGGCATCAGCGCCTTCGTCGTCGATGCCGATGCGCCAGGACTGTCGATCGCCGAGCGGCTGCACGTGATCGCGCCGCACCCGCTGGCCCGCCTGCGCTTCGACGCTTGCCGCATTCCGGCCGCGGCCCTGATCGGCGAGGCGGGGCAGGGCTTCAAGGTGGCGATGGCCACGCTGGACGTGTTTCGCACCTCGGTGGCCGCGGCGGCGCTCGGCTTCGCGCGACGCGCACTTGACGAGGCGCTGGAGCGTGCCACCTCGCGCGGCATGTTCGGCGGCGTGCTGGCGGACTTCCAGCTGACGCAGGCGAAGCTGGCGCAAATGGCGACCGGCATCGACGCCGCCGCGCTGCTCACTTACCGCGCGGCCTGGCTGCGCGACGCGGGATCGAAGGTGACGAAGGAGGCGGCGATGGCGAAGATGACGGCGACCGAAACGGCGCAACAGGTCATCGACGCGGCCGTGCAGATGTTCGGCGGACAGGGCGTGGCCAGCGGCGCGATGGTGGAGCGGCTGTACCGGGAAATCCGCGCGTTGCGCATCTACGAGGGGGCCACCGAAGTGCAGCAGCTGATCATCGCGCGCGAGCTGTTGCGCGCGGCAAAGGAGTAA
- a CDS encoding RidA family protein: MEILQPPGWPRPKGYANGIAASGRMVFVSGMVGWNADGVFESDDFVSQARQALLNAVQVLAEAGARPGHIVRMTWYVVDREEYLAAGKRLGQAYREVIGEHYPAMTAVAVTALIEARARVEIEITAVLPEEPAGRG, translated from the coding sequence ATGGAAATCTTGCAGCCGCCCGGCTGGCCCCGGCCCAAGGGATACGCGAACGGTATTGCCGCGAGTGGACGCATGGTGTTCGTCAGCGGCATGGTGGGGTGGAATGCCGATGGGGTGTTCGAAAGCGACGACTTCGTGAGCCAGGCGCGCCAGGCCTTGCTCAACGCCGTGCAGGTGTTGGCCGAGGCGGGAGCGCGACCTGGGCATATCGTGCGGATGACATGGTACGTCGTCGACCGGGAGGAATACCTGGCCGCGGGCAAGCGGCTCGGGCAGGCGTATCGCGAGGTGATCGGTGAACACTATCCGGCCATGACGGCGGTGGCGGTGACGGCGCTGATCGAGGCGCGCGCCCGGGTCGAGATCGAGATCACCGCGGTGCTGCCGGAGGAACCCGCCGGCCGCGGCTGA
- a CDS encoding GtrA family protein has translation MNIAAASLNRLFTLTLGKFLTVGVLNTALTMVVIFVSKAWFGLADVPANALGYVIGMVCSFVLNKTWTFSHRGDTVQAAIRFVLVAGVAYLVNLLVLQLLLGLGLNPYACHIVAMPFYTLVFYLGSKAIVFAQFNRDKAGEVSSPILPQEAGQGRGLEGVSGAAQRMSPRDLFLFAMAIGVSALVFFYRITDATLEVWDEARLANNALEMSRTGLSLITTYDWVPDHWNTKPPLLIWLMALSMKLFGLNEFSVRLPSVLASIATVALVYWFVNSQLRRPVHAFFAVIILLASPGYVLVHGARSGNYDALLTLLTTAYVLAAFVFLEGDARSRKSWFAVTMIAIVLAFYTKTIQGFIFMPAIFLYALFARRLVPVLRAPYFYVGCILAAGACIAYYWFRNEIDPGYFAAVQANDLGGRYANALEGHHGGPLWYVMRIKYFPWLIPSFCMAAYLLFRRSTELKRLIAFLTTCSLFYLFVISSASTKLAWYAMPLVPLYAIICALGIGELVGKFNVRALATRNAPLLLLCVAVSAAVFTANAALIHRSIAKKERNPYDQHSFALRSLVNTDREIGSLVVVHPGYPVAPGFPYYVAPTLFYAHALTVSGIPTTITQHAPAPAKDVTLLTCEKQAAAEAGMVRIPLASGKNCALLVPGPQAAVAAGN, from the coding sequence ATGAATATCGCCGCCGCTTCACTCAACAGGCTTTTCACGCTCACGCTCGGCAAATTCCTGACCGTCGGGGTCTTGAACACCGCCCTCACAATGGTGGTCATCTTTGTGTCGAAGGCCTGGTTCGGTCTTGCAGACGTGCCGGCAAATGCCCTCGGCTATGTCATCGGCATGGTTTGCAGTTTCGTGCTGAACAAGACCTGGACATTCTCCCACCGCGGCGACACTGTGCAGGCGGCGATCCGGTTCGTGCTGGTGGCGGGGGTGGCATATCTCGTCAACCTGCTCGTGTTGCAGCTGCTCCTGGGCCTGGGCTTGAATCCCTATGCTTGCCATATCGTGGCGATGCCGTTCTACACCCTGGTGTTCTACCTGGGCTCGAAGGCGATCGTGTTCGCACAGTTCAACAGGGACAAGGCTGGCGAGGTCTCCTCGCCGATTCTCCCCCAGGAGGCTGGCCAGGGCCGCGGCCTGGAAGGGGTCAGCGGTGCCGCCCAGCGGATGAGCCCGCGCGATCTCTTCCTGTTCGCCATGGCGATCGGCGTGTCGGCCCTCGTCTTTTTCTATCGCATCACCGATGCCACGCTCGAGGTGTGGGATGAAGCGCGGCTGGCGAACAACGCGCTTGAAATGTCGAGAACCGGCCTGTCGCTCATCACGACCTACGACTGGGTCCCCGATCATTGGAACACCAAGCCGCCATTGCTGATCTGGCTGATGGCCCTGTCGATGAAGCTGTTTGGCCTGAACGAGTTCAGCGTGCGCCTGCCGTCCGTGCTGGCCTCCATTGCAACCGTCGCGCTCGTCTACTGGTTCGTGAACTCGCAACTCCGGCGCCCGGTACACGCATTCTTCGCGGTCATCATCCTCCTTGCTTCCCCCGGCTATGTACTGGTGCACGGCGCGCGCAGCGGCAACTACGATGCACTGCTGACCCTGCTGACCACCGCGTATGTCCTCGCCGCCTTCGTGTTCCTCGAAGGCGATGCCCGCTCCAGGAAATCCTGGTTCGCGGTGACGATGATCGCCATCGTGCTGGCGTTCTATACGAAGACGATCCAGGGGTTCATCTTCATGCCGGCGATATTCCTCTATGCGCTGTTTGCGCGCAGGCTCGTTCCGGTATTGCGCGCCCCTTATTTCTACGTGGGTTGCATCCTGGCCGCCGGCGCATGCATCGCCTATTACTGGTTCAGGAACGAGATCGATCCCGGCTATTTTGCCGCGGTGCAGGCAAACGACCTCGGCGGGCGTTATGCGAATGCGCTGGAGGGCCATCACGGCGGACCGCTGTGGTATGTCATGCGTATCAAGTATTTCCCCTGGCTGATCCCAAGCTTCTGCATGGCAGCGTACCTGCTGTTCCGGCGCTCCACGGAGCTGAAGCGCCTGATCGCCTTCCTCACCACCTGCTCGCTCTTCTACCTCTTCGTCATTTCGTCGGCGAGCACGAAGCTGGCATGGTACGCGATGCCGCTGGTGCCGCTTTACGCGATCATCTGCGCACTCGGCATCGGTGAACTCGTCGGCAAGTTCAACGTCCGTGCCCTGGCCACGAGAAATGCGCCGCTCCTGCTGCTGTGCGTTGCCGTCTCGGCAGCCGTGTTCACGGCCAATGCGGCCCTGATCCACCGCTCGATCGCGAAGAAGGAGAGAAACCCTTACGACCAGCACAGCTTCGCCTTGCGCTCGCTGGTCAATACCGACCGCGAAATCGGCTCGCTGGTCGTGGTGCATCCCGGCTACCCGGTAGCTCCAGGCTTCCCTTACTATGTCGCGCCAACCTTGTTCTACGCGCATGCCCTGACGGTGAGCGGCATCCCGACCACGATCACCCAGCATGCTCCCGCGCCCGCCAAGGATGTGACATTGCTGACCTGCGAAAAGCAGGCTGCCGCCGAGGCAGGTATGGTCCGGATTCCCCTGGCGAGCGGCAAGAACTGCGCCCTGCTGGTTCCTGGCCCGCAAGCGGCAGTCGCGGCAGGCAATTAA
- a CDS encoding glycosyltransferase family 2 protein, producing the protein MAESSRQFENLLLRLIQLGKIAPASQVVFVDDGSRDKTWALIEEESEKRAHVAGIKLSRNRGHQNAVLAGLLWSSADIVITIDADLQDDINVIETMVDKYLQGNEIVYGVRNDRSSDSMFKRNSAVFFYKLLAWFGVDLIHNHADFRLMSRRIIDALREYKEVNLYLRGIVPLIGFKATTVEYVRKERFAGETKYPLKKMLKLAGEAITSFSTVPLQMITMLGFIVFALSLLVGAWVIWTALFTDRAVPGWASTVFPLTLLGGIQLLCLGVIGAYMGKIYGETKSRPRYFIERTVTSSPGQDVGRTTRASRVPDGECSSL; encoded by the coding sequence TTGGCAGAGTCTTCCCGCCAGTTCGAGAACTTGCTGCTGCGACTGATTCAACTAGGGAAAATAGCGCCGGCCAGCCAGGTCGTGTTCGTCGACGATGGCAGCCGGGACAAGACGTGGGCACTGATCGAGGAAGAGTCCGAAAAACGAGCCCACGTGGCCGGCATCAAGCTCTCGCGCAACCGCGGGCACCAGAACGCGGTGCTGGCCGGGCTGCTGTGGAGCAGCGCCGACATCGTCATCACGATCGACGCGGATTTACAGGACGATATCAACGTTATCGAGACGATGGTCGACAAGTACCTGCAAGGCAATGAAATCGTGTATGGCGTGCGCAACGACCGTTCCAGCGACTCCATGTTCAAGCGGAACAGTGCCGTGTTCTTCTACAAGCTGCTGGCGTGGTTCGGTGTCGACCTCATCCATAACCATGCCGATTTCAGGCTGATGAGCCGCCGGATCATCGATGCCCTGCGCGAATACAAGGAAGTCAATCTTTATCTGCGTGGCATCGTGCCGCTGATCGGTTTCAAGGCCACCACGGTCGAGTACGTGCGCAAGGAGCGCTTCGCCGGCGAGACGAAATATCCGCTGAAAAAGATGCTCAAGCTGGCTGGCGAGGCAATCACGTCGTTCTCCACGGTACCCCTGCAGATGATCACGATGCTGGGCTTCATTGTGTTCGCGCTATCGCTGCTGGTCGGCGCATGGGTAATCTGGACAGCACTCTTCACGGACCGCGCAGTCCCGGGCTGGGCGTCGACCGTATTCCCGTTGACGCTGCTTGGCGGCATTCAGCTGCTGTGCCTCGGCGTCATCGGCGCCTACATGGGTAAAATCTATGGCGAGACGAAATCGCGGCCGCGCTACTTCATCGAGCGCACCGTCACGTCGTCGCCCGGGCAGGACGTCGGCAGGACCACGCGGGCGTCCAGGGTACCCGACGGCGAATGCTCCAGCCTGTAG
- a CDS encoding acyltransferase: MTTVTRAPDRTAGERTQDKEKGFWALNWLRFVLAIYLVLFHTLKDNYDAIRDTWIQASLGLGNLATSVFFVLSGFLLMHAYVVVKGGRAVDKRKFWVARFSTLYPLHIATLLLGIIPVAHAILVRGEIKVPTEVQGAAVRALGSGELVGGFFLNAALLSAWNPFYLLFNGPAWSLSALACYYLIFPFIALRIYEMKRPVAALVFLGIAFALPGAIADLLHLDDVVTAGILHRNPVMRLPLFIAGMVLCVAFARARNAGSPFQFFIAAATTVATLILATELQYLESEAHLIKNGLYYPASLAILWLCVCLKTNPGKGVQYWGARLGSASLPMFLLHVPLFPVFRAAEKFVKALIHSPDWSMSAIIATGKQIDQGLECYWVYLVVLTVICVLVQERFVVPIQGKIRNRMFASSAAPVEAPKASRAGPLH, translated from the coding sequence ATGACAACCGTAACTCGCGCTCCTGATCGTACGGCAGGTGAAAGAACCCAGGACAAGGAAAAGGGTTTTTGGGCCCTGAACTGGCTTCGCTTCGTTCTTGCCATCTACCTGGTTCTTTTCCACACGCTGAAAGATAACTACGATGCAATCAGGGATACATGGATCCAGGCTTCGCTGGGCCTGGGCAATCTGGCGACGAGCGTGTTCTTCGTGCTGTCGGGCTTCTTGCTGATGCATGCGTATGTGGTCGTCAAGGGTGGGCGGGCGGTCGACAAGCGCAAGTTCTGGGTGGCCCGGTTTTCCACCCTGTATCCGTTGCACATCGCGACCCTCCTGCTGGGCATCATTCCGGTGGCGCATGCGATCCTCGTGCGTGGCGAAATCAAGGTGCCGACCGAAGTGCAGGGAGCCGCGGTGCGGGCGCTCGGGTCCGGCGAGCTGGTCGGCGGCTTCTTCCTGAACGCCGCGTTGCTGAGCGCCTGGAATCCCTTCTACCTGCTTTTCAATGGTCCCGCCTGGTCGCTGTCGGCCCTGGCGTGTTACTACCTGATCTTTCCCTTCATCGCGCTCCGCATCTACGAAATGAAACGGCCGGTCGCGGCGCTCGTTTTCCTGGGCATTGCATTCGCGTTGCCGGGGGCGATCGCGGACCTGCTCCACCTGGACGATGTCGTCACGGCCGGGATATTGCACCGCAATCCGGTCATGCGGCTGCCCCTGTTCATCGCGGGGATGGTGCTGTGTGTCGCCTTCGCGCGCGCCCGGAATGCAGGTTCGCCGTTCCAGTTCTTCATTGCGGCGGCAACGACGGTCGCGACGCTGATCCTGGCGACGGAACTCCAGTACCTGGAAAGCGAGGCGCACCTCATCAAGAATGGGCTGTATTACCCCGCCAGCCTGGCAATCCTGTGGCTGTGCGTCTGCCTGAAGACGAACCCGGGCAAGGGCGTCCAGTACTGGGGCGCCCGCCTGGGCTCCGCCTCGTTGCCGATGTTCCTGCTCCACGTACCCCTGTTCCCAGTGTTTCGCGCCGCCGAGAAATTCGTCAAGGCGCTGATCCACAGCCCGGACTGGAGCATGTCCGCCATCATCGCGACCGGCAAGCAGATCGACCAGGGGCTGGAATGCTACTGGGTGTACCTGGTCGTGCTGACGGTGATCTGCGTGCTCGTGCAGGAGCGCTTCGTCGTCCCCATCCAGGGGAAGATCAGGAACCGGATGTTCGCCTCCAGCGCGGCGCCCGTGGAGGCGCCGAAGGCTTCGCGGGCAGGGCCGCTGCACTAA
- a CDS encoding ATP-binding cassette domain-containing protein codes for MAVISLSSAQLAFGHHALLDHAEFSLEAGERVGLIGRNGTGKSSLLKIIAGRQKLDDGLLVMQQGLRITYVEQEPQFEPDMSVFDAVAEGLGDMPALLKEYNALAGRLGSGDDDALMARMHEVQVRLDAGDGWGVANKVEQTLDRLSLGPDAQMKTLSGGMQKRVALARALVAGPDVLLLDEPTNHLDFTSIQWLEGLLRDFRGSVLFITHDRSFLDNVATRIVELDRGVLMSYPGNFSTYQVRKAEQLAVEAVENAKFDKVLAQEEVWIRKGVEARRTRNEGRVRRLERLRVERAARRDQQGQVRLEVASGERSGKIVAELDGITKQYGDKVIVRDFSATIMRGDKIGLIGPNGAGKSTLLKLILGEEAPDAGTVKQGTRLQVAYFDQMRSQLNEEASLADTISPGSEWVEINGQKKHVMSYLSDFLFAPERARSPVRTLSGGERNRLLLARLFAKPANVLVLDEPTNDLDIDTLELLEELLEDYTGTVFLVSHDRMFLDNVVTQVIVAEGEGQWREYVGGYTDWERVRATVAAPRPAKAEARQPKQDQAPSVAAPAAARPKKLSFKEQRELDGLPDVIAALEAEQADLNATLADPEFYRKTPAESRRVHERIGTIESELMAALERWQELEERSAN; via the coding sequence ATGGCAGTCATCTCCCTCTCTTCCGCGCAACTGGCATTCGGCCACCACGCGCTTCTCGACCACGCAGAATTTTCCCTCGAAGCCGGCGAACGGGTCGGCCTGATCGGCCGCAACGGCACCGGCAAGTCTTCGCTTCTGAAGATCATCGCCGGCCGGCAAAAGCTCGACGATGGCCTGCTCGTCATGCAGCAGGGCCTGCGCATCACCTATGTGGAACAGGAGCCGCAATTCGAACCTGACATGTCGGTGTTCGATGCCGTGGCCGAAGGGCTGGGCGACATGCCCGCGTTGCTGAAGGAATACAACGCGCTGGCCGGCCGGCTGGGTTCGGGCGACGACGATGCGCTGATGGCCCGCATGCACGAGGTGCAGGTGCGCCTGGATGCCGGCGACGGCTGGGGCGTCGCCAACAAGGTCGAGCAGACGCTCGACCGCCTGAGCCTGGGACCGGATGCGCAGATGAAGACGCTGTCGGGCGGCATGCAGAAGCGTGTCGCGCTGGCGCGTGCGCTGGTGGCGGGGCCTGACGTGCTGCTGCTCGACGAGCCCACCAACCATCTGGACTTCACCTCGATCCAATGGCTCGAGGGCCTGCTGCGCGATTTCCGCGGCAGCGTGCTGTTCATCACGCACGACCGTTCCTTCCTCGATAACGTCGCCACGCGGATCGTCGAGCTCGACCGCGGGGTGCTGATGTCCTACCCCGGCAACTTCAGCACCTACCAGGTGCGCAAGGCCGAGCAACTGGCAGTCGAGGCGGTGGAGAACGCGAAGTTCGACAAGGTGCTCGCCCAGGAAGAGGTGTGGATCCGCAAGGGCGTCGAAGCGCGGCGTACCCGCAACGAGGGGCGCGTGCGCCGCCTGGAGCGTTTGCGCGTCGAGCGCGCCGCCCGGCGCGACCAGCAGGGGCAGGTGCGGCTGGAAGTGGCATCCGGCGAGCGCTCGGGCAAGATCGTCGCGGAACTGGACGGCATCACCAAGCAGTATGGCGACAAGGTGATCGTGCGGGACTTTTCCGCGACGATCATGCGCGGTGACAAGATCGGCCTGATCGGCCCGAACGGCGCCGGCAAGTCGACGCTGCTGAAACTGATCCTCGGCGAGGAAGCGCCCGATGCCGGCACCGTAAAGCAGGGCACCCGCCTGCAGGTGGCGTACTTCGACCAGATGCGCTCGCAGCTGAACGAGGAAGCCAGCCTTGCCGACACCATTTCGCCAGGCAGCGAGTGGGTGGAAATCAACGGGCAGAAGAAGCATGTGATGAGCTACCTGTCCGATTTCCTGTTTGCTCCCGAGCGTGCGCGCTCGCCGGTGCGGACGCTGTCGGGCGGCGAGCGGAACCGCCTGCTGCTTGCCCGGCTGTTTGCCAAACCGGCCAATGTGCTGGTGCTGGACGAGCCGACCAACGACCTCGATATCGATACCCTCGAACTGCTGGAGGAATTGCTCGAGGATTACACCGGTACGGTCTTTCTCGTCAGCCATGACCGCATGTTCCTCGACAATGTCGTGACGCAGGTGATCGTGGCCGAAGGCGAGGGGCAATGGCGCGAGTACGTGGGTGGGTACACCGACTGGGAGCGCGTGCGCGCCACGGTCGCGGCGCCGCGCCCCGCGAAGGCCGAGGCGCGCCAGCCGAAACAGGACCAGGCGCCGTCGGTTGCGGCGCCGGCGGCCGCCAGGCCGAAGAAGCTGAGCTTCAAGGAGCAGCGCGAACTGGACGGCTTGCCGGACGTGATCGCTGCCCTGGAGGCGGAGCAGGCGGACCTGAATGCCACGCTGGCCGATCCGGAGTTCTACCGCAAGACGCCGGCCGAGTCGCGCCGCGTGCACGAGCGTATCGGGACGATCGAAAGCGAGCTGATGGCTGCATTGGAACGCTGGCAGGAACTGGAGGAGCGCTCGGCGAACTGA
- a CDS encoding CAAX prenyl protease-related protein — translation MQPDTPKNSNQPATSAGPVRGHGFFNPDSLPRIVPFGIYMAFIVVADLLARAGWEAADQLWLYPVKILAVCAALWVYRSSYRELAWQGMAARHWIEAIVTGIVVLVLWVNLDAPWMQVGSAAGYAPFGADGRIDWLLVACRIAGAALVVPVMEELFWRSFLMRWLERSTFLTVSPGSVRLFAFCVTAVLFGIEHTLWLAGIVAGIAYGALYIRSGNLWSPILAHAVTNGLLGGWIVLTENWAYW, via the coding sequence ATGCAACCGGACACTCCCAAGAACAGCAACCAACCGGCCACATCGGCAGGGCCAGTACGCGGCCACGGCTTCTTCAATCCCGATTCCCTGCCGCGTATCGTCCCATTCGGTATCTACATGGCGTTCATCGTCGTGGCGGACCTGCTGGCACGGGCCGGTTGGGAAGCGGCGGACCAGCTGTGGCTCTATCCGGTCAAGATTCTGGCAGTTTGCGCGGCGCTGTGGGTCTATCGTTCGAGCTACCGCGAACTGGCCTGGCAGGGCATGGCGGCACGCCATTGGATCGAGGCGATCGTCACGGGCATCGTCGTACTGGTCCTGTGGGTCAACCTCGACGCGCCATGGATGCAGGTCGGCAGTGCGGCGGGTTACGCGCCATTCGGCGCGGACGGCCGGATCGACTGGCTGCTGGTAGCCTGCCGGATCGCCGGTGCCGCGCTAGTCGTGCCGGTCATGGAGGAGCTGTTCTGGCGCTCCTTCCTCATGCGCTGGCTGGAGCGCAGCACTTTCCTGACGGTTTCGCCCGGCAGTGTGCGGCTGTTTGCTTTTTGCGTCACCGCGGTGCTGTTCGGTATCGAGCACACCCTCTGGCTGGCTGGCATTGTTGCAGGCATCGCTTATGGCGCGCTCTACATCCGTAGCGGCAACCTCTGGTCACCGATCCTGGCGCACGCTGTCACCAACGGTTTGCTGGGAGGCTGGATTGTGCTCACGGAAAACTGGGCGTACTGGTAA
- the epsL gene encoding XrtB/PEP-CTERM-associated polysaccharide biosynthesis outer membrane protein EpsL, translating into MLPLACAALMYSNGAVAQISQTIHPFVSVGYTYDDNLLRLPDQAVGVEQRSDRMTQALAGVQIDRPVGRQNFTATAKVTRVTFDHYDQLDYNGKDFKAEWAWRVGNYFDGTLGATYEQTLTPFTDYHSDERNLRTQRREYVSGGWRFHPRWRVRTGAERSRYTYELSVQRGNNRETTLAELGVDYLAPSGDRIGLVARQFEGSYRNARNVNGVLLQDDYKQDELKANILWTPTGVTQVQVLAGYARRRHDAFTARDSSGANGRITVAWAPTGKLKFTGAAWREFAAVESSVVNNSLNSGGSLAATWSISAKVQANASVRRETREFERLAGSTLASDDLSDRIRGATVGLTYAPIRSVQLSLSGFADRRSGNPIIGTSDYKAKGVAANVTLQF; encoded by the coding sequence TTGCTGCCATTGGCATGTGCCGCGCTGATGTACAGCAATGGCGCCGTTGCTCAGATCAGCCAGACCATTCATCCGTTCGTCTCCGTCGGCTATACGTACGACGATAACCTCCTGCGTCTGCCGGATCAGGCCGTCGGCGTCGAGCAGCGTTCCGACCGCATGACGCAGGCGCTGGCGGGGGTGCAGATCGACCGCCCTGTCGGGCGGCAGAACTTCACCGCCACCGCCAAGGTCACCCGCGTGACGTTCGACCATTACGACCAGCTCGACTACAACGGCAAGGACTTCAAGGCCGAGTGGGCCTGGCGAGTCGGTAACTATTTCGATGGGACACTGGGGGCGACCTATGAGCAGACGCTGACGCCCTTCACCGATTACCACTCCGACGAGCGGAACCTGCGCACGCAGCGGCGCGAATACGTGTCGGGCGGGTGGCGGTTCCATCCGCGCTGGCGCGTGCGCACCGGGGCCGAGCGTTCCCGCTACACCTATGAGCTGTCCGTCCAGCGCGGCAACAACCGCGAGACCACGCTTGCCGAGCTCGGGGTCGATTACCTGGCGCCCAGCGGGGACCGGATCGGCCTCGTGGCCCGCCAGTTCGAGGGGAGCTACCGCAATGCCCGCAACGTCAACGGCGTTCTGTTGCAGGACGACTACAAGCAAGACGAACTGAAGGCAAATATCTTGTGGACGCCTACCGGGGTCACGCAAGTGCAGGTGCTGGCCGGCTACGCACGCCGCCGCCACGATGCATTCACCGCGCGCGACAGCAGCGGGGCGAATGGCCGGATCACGGTCGCCTGGGCGCCGACCGGCAAGCTCAAGTTCACCGGTGCCGCGTGGCGCGAGTTTGCCGCGGTGGAGAGCTCGGTGGTGAATAACAGCCTCAACAGCGGGGGCAGCCTGGCGGCGACATGGAGTATCTCGGCCAAGGTGCAGGCGAACGCATCGGTGCGGCGCGAGACGCGCGAATTCGAGCGTCTCGCGGGCTCGACGCTGGCCAGCGATGATTTGAGCGACCGGATCCGTGGTGCCACGGTCGGCCTGACGTATGCCCCGATCCGTTCTGTCCAGTTGAGCTTGTCGGGCTTTGCCGATCGCCGCTCAGGGAATCCGATCATCGGCACTTCCGATTACAAAGCCAAGGGGGTCGCGGCCAACGTGACCCTGCAGTTCTGA